ggtgtttcAGGAAATGGATCATTTGAAGATGGCTGTTGCCAAAATTCACTCTCACAATCCCCAAATCCTCTTGGTGGAGAAGTCTGTCTCGCGGTTTGCGCAGGAGTATCTTCTTGCCAAGGACATATCTcttgttttaaatattaaaaggcCCCTTCTTGAGCGCATATCCCGCTGTACCGGTGCGCAGATTGTCCCTTCTGTTGACCAGCTCACATCACCAAAGCTGGGTTACTGTGACCTCTTCCATGTGGAAAAGTTTGTCGAGACACATTTTAATACTGGTCAAGGTGTGAAGAAACTGGCAAAGACTTTAATGTATTTTGATGGTTGCCCCAAGCCTTTGGGCTGCACGGTAAGTTCCACAATATTCTTAGGTGTTTCAGATATAAGATCCTtaacatattaatattattggCTGATtgatctgtttttgtttttttttcagattttgctCAAGGGGGCACACGAAGATGAACTAAAAAGGGTGAAACATGTGATTCAGTATGGAGTTTTTGCAGCATATCACTTAGCTCTTGAGACATCTTTCTTAGCAGATGAAGGTGCTTCCCTTCCAGAACTTCCTCTGCAGACCCCAATTACAGTGGCTTTACCTGATAAACCATCACCGATTAACAGATCAATATCCACAATACCTGGTTTTGCTGCTTCAAGTGCTGAAAAGTCTCCAACTACTGAGCTGATGGGTGAGCTACATAAAGCCAATGGCGACGTTACTGGTAATTTCGCTTCTAGTAAGACTCATTTCCAAGGGAAATTGGATGGGAACGACAGGACTGAGCCTTCTAAGCAGAACATGGATACTGATCCAGAAATGATCACCTCTAAGGACAATGGGTTAGTTCCTACTCTAAAATCCAGGCAGCTATCATTTCAGGCGGAAGGAGCTTCTATTCAGAAAGACCAGTGGTCTGTTCTACCCTCTGCCACAGAACAAGTCACTGATGGTGCTGACACTAATGAAGCCACAATAACAAGAGATCAAAGTTTTAGCAGACATGAACAGATGGACTCTTCAAAAGGAGACTTTCTTCCGTCAGCTTCTTCTGACCATCAAAGCATATTGGTTTCGGCATCAACGAGATGTGTGTGGAAGGGATCTGTGTGTGAACGGGCTCATCTACTCCGTATTAAATATTACGGGAGCTTTGACAAGCCTTTAGGCCGATTCTTAAGGGATAATCTCTTTGATCAGGTacctttcatttttaatatgttttttatctTCTCTTATATCTTAGCACACCTTTATTCTTTTAGCCGATGGTGAGGACATTGTACTCCTAATGAAACCAAGTGGAATCTAATTAAAGTCCTATGGTTGCGTACTTGTATAATTGTAGAACTAATTTAAAAGATTCAGGTAAGTTTAGGAGATGACTGTAGGGATAATCTTTAAAATGACATTAAAAATGGTTTAAAGATTCCAGGCTGATTAAATGAGTAAGAGCAGAAGTTATGAAGCATATCATTTTTTGGTATAGACGTATGGTTTTATATAGCTGAGGCTTGCATTATTCTCTTGTTTAGGATCGTTCTTGCCCGTCATGTGCGATGCCAGTAGAAGCACACATTCATAGTTATATTCACAGGCAAGGTAGTCTTACAATATCTGTTAAGAAACTGCCTGAACTGCTACCTGGACAACGCGAAGGAAAAATTTGGATGTGGCATCGGTGCCTGAAATGTCCTCGGATCAGTGGCTTTCCTCCTGCCACACGAAGAATTGTGATGTCAGATGCTGCGTGGGGCCTGTCTTTTGGTAAGTTTTTGGAACTGAGCTTCTCGAACCATGCAGCAGCTAGTCGTGTCGCCAACTGTGGTCACTCCCTTCACAGAGACTGTCTCCGTTTCTATGGGTATGAAGAGATTTACTTCCTAATAAACACTTTCACAGTGGAatgtttaaagtttaaaccATTCCATATATTTTGGATTGTCTCATATAATCTTTCCTTACTGCAGTTTTGGGAAAATGGTGGCTTGCTTCCGCTATGCTTCAATCAATATATTTGCAGTTTCTTTGCCACCAGCAAAACTTGAGTTCAACTGTGAAAACCAGGATTGGCTCCAAAGGGAATCTAAAGAGGTTACAACAgtttttaattgaatatttgTATAATAATCAACAAACCCAGGAGAGTCTTGTTTTACTTATTTGTTGTGGTTTTCTATACAATAGGTGATTAATAAAGCGGAGGTCCTTTTCAACGAGGTTCAGGAGGCACTTAGTCAGATTTCAGCGAAAACAATGGGTAGCATTCCCGAGAAGATAAAGCTTTCTCTTGAAGAACTTGCAGGACTTCTTGATCAACGTAAAAAGGAATATAAGGTACCTTGTCATGCAACTTACACTTCGTTAGACTTAAGAAGTAGCAGAGTTGCATATGCTTGGCGCATTCACATCACTCACACTCCTcacaatatatttgtttatataatgaAAGTTAATTATCAGCACGtgaataaataaacatatatttttacatttggaaaaaacattctgcatttgtatacTATACACTTTCTCATGTAGTGGACTGTTTCTTGATTGCACTTGCCATGTGGTTGTGCTCAAAAAAAGGATCTGAAACTTATTTTCTGAGCAATTGTAGATTTTGTCACCTGATTTTAGCTGTTGGTGGTTTCAGGAATCTTTGCAGCAAATGTTAAGTGTGTCTAAGGATGGGCAACCTACTGTTGATATCCTTCTGATAAACAAACTTCGAAGACTGATACTTTTCGACTCCTATGCCTGGGATGAATGCCTGACAGGAGCGGCCAGTATGGTGAGAAATAACTATTCTGAAGCTCTGAGGAATTCTTCCTCAAAAGTTATGGGCCGTGACGTCTCCTTAGAAAAGCTTGGTGATGAAAAAGAAAAGTCGATTGCAAGTAGTAATGACTCTCTTCCCCAAGATGCGGAGTATGATAAAAGTCTTAAAAAGGGTAAATCATTTTCTGATATTAGCGGGAAAGGTGTCATTCCTGAAGATGTAGGCTCAGACAAACCCTCTGAATCTAGTGAAGGTGGTAAAGAAAACGTTGTGGAGCCTTCGCAGATGGTTAAAGTGATGCTTTCTGAGAGCCAGACCCAAGCAACAACAACAGACTTATCTGATACTCTTGATGCAGCATGGATAGGTGAACAAACTGCCTCGGAGAATAATGGTATTTCTCGTCCGCCTAGCAGAGCTGCTTCAGCAAACGGAACTCAGAGTTATGATTTAAAGCTGTTGGATTCAGAAAGTGGGCCAACCAATGAGGAACATACAATGCAAGTTCAGATGCCTTCTCCTAGTTTCTACTATTCACTCAACAAGAATTATTCGCTTAATTCTCGCAAGCATATTATGGCTGAAGACCGGCCTGTTTATGTTTCTTCATATAGAGAGCTTGAATGGCAAAGTGGTGCAAGGCTGCTACTTCCTCTGGGGATTAATGAGTTGGTACTACCTGTATATGATGACGAACCTACTAGTATCATAGCTTATGCCCTTACCTCATCAGAGTATAACGCTCAAATGTCTGGATCAGATAAGGCAAGAGATCGGTTAGATAGTGGAGGCTCCTTTTCACTTTTTGATTCTGTGAACCTTCTCTCGTTGAACTCTTTGAGCGATTTGTCAGTTGACATGAGTAGAAGCCTAAGCTCTGCTGATGAACAAGTTTCGCAGCTGCTGCAGTCGTCTTTGTATTTGAAAGATCTGCACGCTAGAGTCTCGTTTACAGATGAGAGTCCTCCTGGGAAAGTGAAGTACTCTGTGACGTGTTACTATGCCAAGGAGTTTGAGGCTCTGAGGAAGATTTGCTGTCCCTCGGAAACTGATTTCATCAGATCTCTTGGTCGGTGTAGAAAATGGGGAGCTCAGGGTGGGAAGAGCAATGTCTTCTTTGCAAAGACTTTGGATGACCGTTTTATCATCAAACAAGTTACAAAGACTGAGCTTGAGTCCTTCATCAAATTTGCGCCAGCTTACTTCAAATACCTGACTGATTCAATCTGTACTAAAAGCCCCACAAGCCTTGCAAAGATCTTGGGAATCTATCAGGTAACACAACATAAATCGATTTATTTTATTACCTATTTTGTTGACATATAATAATTAAACCAATGATTCTTTGCTAAAATCTGTAAAGGTCTCATCCAAACACCTTAAAGGAGGGAAAGAGTTCAAAATGGATGTCTTGGTGATGGAGAATCTTCTGTTCAAGCGTAACTTCGCTAGGCTTTATGACCTAAAAGGCTCCACTCGTGCCCGTTACAA
The Brassica napus cultivar Da-Ae chromosome A1, Da-Ae, whole genome shotgun sequence DNA segment above includes these coding regions:
- the LOC106438515 gene encoding 1-phosphatidylinositol-3-phosphate 5-kinase FAB1A isoform X1, with the protein product MDSPDPKAPGFVDLVKSWIPRKTESSTTTTSSSHMSRDFWMPDHSCPVCYECDAQFTVFNRRHHCRLCGRVFCAKCAANSIPSPSDEAKDSHEESSSDRRIRVCNYCYKQWEQGIVPPDKGASIISLHFSSSPSASTTSNCTSNSSNCTVDSKTNPPASGRVSSNMDLQNASSSSHRNHSSQDPVEFFVNSGRSDGEAYDDEDYNSDYAQSYSQGNDYYGAISLDEVDRIYGSHVAHDAGENIESNIQSVLPPDALNTETIDTAMQQADGWNDEKEGSPTCEEAFESEVVDFESDGLLWLPPEPENEEDEREGLLSDDEGDEGDRGDWGYLRPSNSFKDKEFHSREKSGGAMKNVVEGHFRALVAQLLEVDNLPMVDEGDREGWLDIITSLSWEAATLLKPDTSKSGGMDPGGYVKVKCIPCGRRSESMVVRGVVCKKNVAHRRMTSKIEKPRLLILGGALEYQRISNQLSSFDTLLQQEMDHLKMAVAKIHSHNPQILLVEKSVSRFAQEYLLAKDISLVLNIKRPLLERISRCTGAQIVPSVDQLTSPKLGYCDLFHVEKFVETHFNTGQGVKKLAKTLMYFDGCPKPLGCTILLKGAHEDELKRVKHVIQYGVFAAYHLALETSFLADEGASLPELPLQTPITVALPDKPSPINRSISTIPGFAASSAEKSPTTELMGELHKANGDVTGNFASSKTHFQGKLDGNDRTEPSKQNMDTDPEMITSKDNGLVPTLKSRQLSFQAEGASIQKDQWSVLPSATEQVTDGADTNEATITRDQSFSRHEQMDSSKGDFLPSASSDHQSILVSASTRCVWKGSVCERAHLLRIKYYGSFDKPLGRFLRDNLFDQDRSCPSCAMPVEAHIHSYIHRQGSLTISVKKLPELLPGQREGKIWMWHRCLKCPRISGFPPATRRIVMSDAAWGLSFGKFLELSFSNHAAASRVANCGHSLHRDCLRFYGFGKMVACFRYASINIFAVSLPPAKLEFNCENQDWLQRESKEVINKAEVLFNEVQEALSQISAKTMGSIPEKIKLSLEELAGLLDQRKKEYKESLQQMLSVSKDGQPTVDILLINKLRRLILFDSYAWDECLTGAASMVRNNYSEALRNSSSKVMGRDVSLEKLGDEKEKSIASSNDSLPQDAEYDKSLKKGKSFSDISGKGVIPEDVGSDKPSESSEGGKENVVEPSQMVKVMLSESQTQATTTDLSDTLDAAWIGEQTASENNGISRPPSRAASANGTQSYDLKLLDSESGPTNEEHTMQVQMPSPSFYYSLNKNYSLNSRKHIMAEDRPVYVSSYRELEWQSGARLLLPLGINELVLPVYDDEPTSIIAYALTSSEYNAQMSGSDKARDRLDSGGSFSLFDSVNLLSLNSLSDLSVDMSRSLSSADEQVSQLLQSSLYLKDLHARVSFTDESPPGKVKYSVTCYYAKEFEALRKICCPSETDFIRSLGRCRKWGAQGGKSNVFFAKTLDDRFIIKQVTKTELESFIKFAPAYFKYLTDSICTKSPTSLAKILGIYQVSSKHLKGGKEFKMDVLVMENLLFKRNFARLYDLKGSTRARYNPDTSGSNTVLLDQNLVEAMPTSPIFVGSKAKRLLERAVWNDTSFLASIHVMDYSLLVGVDEERSELVLGTIDFMRQYTWDKHLETWVKTSGLLGGPKNSTPTVISPQQYKKRFRKAMTAYFLMVPDQWSPATVVPSNNSSSADVKDDEERDDRQGVGKNS
- the LOC106438515 gene encoding 1-phosphatidylinositol-3-phosphate 5-kinase FAB1A isoform X2, which codes for MDSPDPKAPGFVDLVKSWIPRKTESSTTTTSSSHMSRDFWMPDHSCPVCYECDAQFTVFNRRHHCRLCGRVFCAKCAANSIPSPSDEAKDSHEESSSDRRIRVCNYCYKQWEQGIVPPDKGASIISLHFSSSPSASTTSNCTSNSSNCTVDSKTNPPASGRVSSNMDLQNASSSSHRNHSSQDPVEFFVNRSDGEAYDDEDYNSDYAQSYSQGNDYYGAISLDEVDRIYGSHVAHDAGENIESNIQSVLPPDALNTETIDTAMQQADGWNDEKEGSPTCEEAFESEVVDFESDGLLWLPPEPENEEDEREGLLSDDEGDEGDRGDWGYLRPSNSFKDKEFHSREKSGGAMKNVVEGHFRALVAQLLEVDNLPMVDEGDREGWLDIITSLSWEAATLLKPDTSKSGGMDPGGYVKVKCIPCGRRSESMVVRGVVCKKNVAHRRMTSKIEKPRLLILGGALEYQRISNQLSSFDTLLQQEMDHLKMAVAKIHSHNPQILLVEKSVSRFAQEYLLAKDISLVLNIKRPLLERISRCTGAQIVPSVDQLTSPKLGYCDLFHVEKFVETHFNTGQGVKKLAKTLMYFDGCPKPLGCTILLKGAHEDELKRVKHVIQYGVFAAYHLALETSFLADEGASLPELPLQTPITVALPDKPSPINRSISTIPGFAASSAEKSPTTELMGELHKANGDVTGNFASSKTHFQGKLDGNDRTEPSKQNMDTDPEMITSKDNGLVPTLKSRQLSFQAEGASIQKDQWSVLPSATEQVTDGADTNEATITRDQSFSRHEQMDSSKGDFLPSASSDHQSILVSASTRCVWKGSVCERAHLLRIKYYGSFDKPLGRFLRDNLFDQDRSCPSCAMPVEAHIHSYIHRQGSLTISVKKLPELLPGQREGKIWMWHRCLKCPRISGFPPATRRIVMSDAAWGLSFGKFLELSFSNHAAASRVANCGHSLHRDCLRFYGFGKMVACFRYASINIFAVSLPPAKLEFNCENQDWLQRESKEVINKAEVLFNEVQEALSQISAKTMGSIPEKIKLSLEELAGLLDQRKKEYKESLQQMLSVSKDGQPTVDILLINKLRRLILFDSYAWDECLTGAASMVRNNYSEALRNSSSKVMGRDVSLEKLGDEKEKSIASSNDSLPQDAEYDKSLKKGKSFSDISGKGVIPEDVGSDKPSESSEGGKENVVEPSQMVKVMLSESQTQATTTDLSDTLDAAWIGEQTASENNGISRPPSRAASANGTQSYDLKLLDSESGPTNEEHTMQVQMPSPSFYYSLNKNYSLNSRKHIMAEDRPVYVSSYRELEWQSGARLLLPLGINELVLPVYDDEPTSIIAYALTSSEYNAQMSGSDKARDRLDSGGSFSLFDSVNLLSLNSLSDLSVDMSRSLSSADEQVSQLLQSSLYLKDLHARVSFTDESPPGKVKYSVTCYYAKEFEALRKICCPSETDFIRSLGRCRKWGAQGGKSNVFFAKTLDDRFIIKQVTKTELESFIKFAPAYFKYLTDSICTKSPTSLAKILGIYQVSSKHLKGGKEFKMDVLVMENLLFKRNFARLYDLKGSTRARYNPDTSGSNTVLLDQNLVEAMPTSPIFVGSKAKRLLERAVWNDTSFLASIHVMDYSLLVGVDEERSELVLGTIDFMRQYTWDKHLETWVKTSGLLGGPKNSTPTVISPQQYKKRFRKAMTAYFLMVPDQWSPATVVPSNNSSSADVKDDEERDDRQGVGKNS